The Microcoleus sp. bin38.metabat.b11b12b14.051 genomic sequence TGTTGTGGCGGAATCGGTGGCTGCAAGAGGGTGATGAAATTGTGGGATATGGCAATATTGCGATCGTCAGTTTTGAGTGGCCCGCTGATGGTGATGGGGAGAAGGCGGTGATACAGAATGTCTATTGGCGGCCTCTTTGGGAGCCGGATAGTGTGGTTTACAGTCAGTATTTTGTGCCGCTGGGATTGGATGAGTCAACTGGTGATTAGATATCTTGCAAAAGTTTTTTTAATCAATTTTTGGAACAGGCAAGATGCCCATTCCACAGAAAAAGTTATGTTGTGGAACGGGCATCTTGCCCGTTCCTAGCGGCGGTTGAAACCGCCAGAAAGTCAGACGAAACCCGCCTTCGCAGGTTGAAAAGTCGATCGCCCGTTTGTCCGAAAAGTCGATCGCCCGTTGTCCAAAAAGTCGATCGCCCGTTTCCCGAAAAGTCGATCGCCCAAATCCCCAAAAGTCGATCGCACATTTCCCGAAAAGTCGATCGCGGTGTGCCAGAAACCGGGTTTTTTCCAAAATACTTCCCTACAACCCACAGATTCGGGCAAAAACCCGGTTTCTTTGCTGGGTGGCGGGGGCCCAGAAACCGGGTTTTTTCCAAAGATACTTGATTTTAGTCTAGAAATTCGGTAAAAACCCGGTTTCTTTGTCGGAGTCTGTAAGCCCTGAAAAGAAGAGACGGCGGTTGAAACCGCGTCTACACAGACAAAACCCACCTCCGTGGGTTGAAGATAATTTTTCTTAGTCCGCGGAGGCGGACATCGTTTGTGTAGCCGCGGTTTCAACCGCCGAGTGCTAATGATATCAACGCTCAAATCAATTTCCCAACAACTCCTGAAACCGAACATCGCCGCGAATCCCATCAAAATCGGTATCCGTTTTTGCCAACTCTCGATATCTTTCCGGGTCTAATTCAATCGCGCGCTGCAAATTTTCTAACGCTAACTCAACCTGATTCTGCAAGGCAAAATAGCAAGCTTTATTATAATAAGCATTAGCATGATTTGGATCTCTTTCTAAAACTTTATCCCAATTAGCCATAGTGTGCCAGAAACCGGGTTTTTTCCAAAATACTTCCCTACAACCCACAGATTCGGGCAAAAACCCGGTTTCTTTGCTGGGTGGCGGGAGCCCAGAAACCGGGTTTTTTCCAAAGATACTTGATTTTAGTCTAGAAATTCGGTAAAAACCCGGTTTCTTTGTCGGAGTCTGTAAGCCCTGAAAAGAAGAGACGGCGGTTGAAACCGCGTCTACACAGGCAAAACCCACCTCCGTGGGTTGAAGATAATTTTTCTTAGTCCGCGGAGGCGGACATCGTTTGTGTAGCCGCGGTTTCAACCGCCGGGTGCTAATGATCGCACATTTCCCGAAAAAAAACCTCGCACCCAGAAAAGACGGCGGTTGAAACCGCGTCTACACAGACAAAACCCACCTCCGTGGGTTGAAGATAATTTTTCTTCCGTCCGCGGAGGCGGACATCGTTTGTGTAGCCGCGGTTTCAACCGCCGGATGCTGCTGCACGTGCCGTTTCCCTACCCCAAAAAATCATCGCAAATTTGTCTCAAACATCGCCCAAATCCCCCATTCCCTCCAAACGCAGGAAATGCACCCGGCCCGACGCATCGCCGGCTACAACTGTCACTCCATCAGGGGCGATCGCACAGCAATTGAACTCATGTTCTCCGCTCAAACTAGCAACCTCTCTACCGCTGAGAAGATCCCAGACTGTCAGGGTGCAATCGCGGTAAGCGGAAATTGCCGTTTTACCGTTCGGTGCGATCGCCACTGCTCTTACCCAGTCACTATGACCGATGAGAGTTTTCAGTTCTGAACCTGTCTCGGTGTCCCAGATTTTCACGGTATGATCCGAGGATGCGGAAATCGCTGTTTTTCCGTCTGGTGCGATCGCCACTGCTCTTACCCAGTCACTATGACCGATGAGAGTTTTCAGTTCTGAACCTGTCTCGGTGTCCCAGATTTTCACGGTATGATCCGAGGATGCGGAAATCGCTGTTTTTCCGTCTGGTGCGATCGCCACTGCTCTTACCCAGTCACTATGACCGATGAGAGTTTTCAGTTCTGAACCTGTCTCGGTGTCCCAGATTTTCACGGTATGATCCGAGGATGCGGAAATCGCTGTTTTTCCGTCTGGTGCAATCGCCACTGCATATACATCGGAACTATAACCTCTGAGAGTTTTGAGTTGTCTGCCTGTCTCGGTGTCCCAGATTTTTATGGTACGATCCCAAAAAGCGGAAATCGCTGTTTTTCCGTCGAGTGCGATCGCCACTGCATTTACGCAGTCACTATGACCGGTGAGAGTTTTCAGTTCGCAGCCTGTCTGGATGTCCCAGATTTTCACGGTACGATCCGAGGATGCGGAAATCGCTGTTTTTCCGTCGAGTGCGATCGCCACTGCATTTACCGAATCACTATGACCAATGAGAGTTTTGAGTTGTCTGCTTGTCTCGGTGTCCCAGATTTTCAGGGTACGATCCGAAGATGCGGAAATCGCTGTTTTTCCGTCTGGTGAGAGCGCCACTGCTCTGACCCAGTTACTATGACCGATGAGAGTTTTTAGTTCTGAACCTGTCTCGGTGTCCCAGATTTTCAGGGTATTATCATTTGAAGCGGAAATCGCTGTTTTTCCGTCGCGTGCGATCGCCACTGCATTTACCGAATCACTATGACCAATGAGAGTTTTGAGTTGTCTGCCTGTCTCGGTGTCCCAGATTTTCAGGGTACGATCCGAAGATGCGGAAATCGCTGTTTTTCCGTCTGGTACGAGCGTCACTGCTGTTACCGAATTACTATGACCCGTGAGAGTTTTCAGTTCTGAGGCTGTCTCGGTGTCCCAGATTTTCAGGGTACGATCCGAAGATGCGGAAATCGCTGTTTTTCCGTCTGGTGCGAGCGCCACTGCTGTTACCAAGTCACTATGACCCGTGAGAGTTTTCAGTTCTAAGCCTTTCTCGATGTCCCATATTTTCAGGGTTTTATCCCATGAAGCCGAAATCGCTGTTTTTCCGTCTGGTGCGATCGCCACTGCTATTATCCTAGATGTATGACCTGTGAGAGTTTTCAGTTCTGAGACTCTCTCGGTGTCCCATATTTTCAGGGTATGATCCGAAGATGCGGAAATCGCTGTCAGGCCGTCGGATGCGATCGCCACCGCATATATATCGGAACTATGACCGGTGAGAGTTTTCAGTTCCCGGCCTGTCTCGGTGTCCCAGATTTTCAGGGTTTTATCCCATGAAGCCGAAATCGCTGTTTTTCCGTCTGGTGCGATCGCCACTGCTAGTACCGCGCCACTATGACCGACAAGCGTCCGCAACGCACCTTCATTTGCCCTCTCTAAATTAGCCTTCAAAGGCCGCAACCAACGCCGCTCTTTTGACTGCTTTGTTTTTGCCAGCATCCCCTGAATCTGGGGCATTTCAAAATCCAACAATCTCCCCCATAAATGCCCTGCAAGCTGTGTTTTATCCACCGCCAAAATATGCGCCGACTTGCGAATTGCCCCTTGAATCAACTTCAGAGTTTGATTTTTCTCCCCCGACAGCAACACATCAGAAATTCTCGCCAAATCATAATCCTCAATTAACGCTTGTACCCCCAACGCCTCCAACTTCGCCTCAATAAAATCGAAATCCGTCAACAACTGATGCAGCCTTTCCCCTTGAACACTCTCGGCCAAATGCCCCGGCAGAGTTTCCAAAGCATAAAGCCGCTTTTGTGGCGACATTTTCCCCAACCGTTCTTTAAACTTACTCATCGCCGTACAAATCCCCCCACAAATTATCAGAAATCGCCGCTTCAATATCCCCCAACGACACCCCAGCTTTCTGCACTACATCTTTGCGGTGGAGAAACCTTTGGAAACTCGCGTGATAGATACTGTAATCAGGAGAACTATTACCACTGCGCCGCAAAAACTGATCCCAATCATCCAGAACTTCCTGCACATCTAAAGCATCTTCCTCAGCAAAATCCGCCAAAATATCGCAGGAAACCGGCTTCCGAGTTTTAGTCAACAAATAAATAACCTTCAACTTCCGGCGGCGCAATTCTTTATCCTTAACCACCATTTCCATCCGCGCCCAGTGCTTCTCATAATATCCTTCCAACTCCCTCGGCAAATCTTGCAAACTCACATCGCTGTACTTGCCACTATTGATATCATTCAACACATAGCGGAGGTACATAAAATTATTTTGGCTTTTCTCTGCCACAACAGTCACAAACTGTTCCCAGCTCAAATTTTGACGGTTAATCCAATCCTGAATTGACGAACTATGGCTCGTGAATTTTTCAATATAAGCCTTGACATCTTTCAGACTTTCTGCACTGAACTGCATCAAATCAAAAACCTGATGATTCGCCGGCATTGACAGAGATTCCGGCCGCTTGGAAACAATAAAATAAACATTGTCGGGCAAAGAATCCGGTAAATACAGAACATTGCTACCGCGTCCCTGCAAACTCAAATCCACTTCATCCAGCGCATCCACCACAAAAATTAACTTTTTGCCGTTCAATTTAGCCTTAACTTCCCCCAACAACCGACTTAAAAAATTGCCATCTCTCGTCGCATTCTCCGGCAATCTTGGATAATTGAGTTTAAAGCCTTGAATTAACTGAGTGCAGGCATTTTCCAGAAATTGTTCTGCCCGGACAATCCCTTGAGATTGCGAGTTAAAATGGACAATGCAGCGACGCTTCAGCAGCAGCACGCACATCGCCATAATTGAACTTTTCCCAACTCCCGGATCGGCTTCTAAAACAAAATAGCCTTTCGGATTGTCCTGCAAAAAGCGGCTAATTGCTTCAAACACAAACTTCCGGCCGGTAAAGTCTTGAACTTTCTCATTAATAATCGTCTCGCACTCGTATGGAAGCGGCAATTTCGGCGCGGAAGTATCCACTAATCTTTGCAGCAAATCCTGTATTTGCCCTAAATCGGATCGGATGCCAATTTCGAGATACTCCAGCCTCACCATGACTTGACAAATCTGCTGCTGACTTGCCACAGCCTCCAATTTATCGAGGATTTCCCGATTTTGCAGCCCCAAATCCTTGAGTTCGGCGATCGCAATTTGGTGCAGATTCAACACCATCCCGGCAAACTTCTGCCCACCATTGACTGCATCTTCTTTCAGCACTTCCCGAAACGCTTGCGGGAAAGTTGTGTGCAGTTTTTGCGCTGCCAACAGCACGATTTCACCATCGAAGGATTTGCCCTCACTCGCCGCAAATCCGTTGACAAAAATCTCCCAATCTTCGGCAGTCAATCCCGTAACTTCATCAAAATCATCAGCCGAAAATATCTTACTAAGTTGGTCTTCGGAAATCTTTAAAGCACTTGACGAATCCGTAATTTCTGTGTTAATATTGAACCAATATGTAATGCTTTCCTCGGCTAATTGGTTGAGTGCTTTTTGAGGATCGGGCAAACCCTTAGATTTGGCAAGTTCTTTCAACTCAGTCGATCGCGCCACCGACTTGAGAATATAGCCGATCGCCTCACCAGCCGCCCTAGTCAAATCGTGATTGTCCAGGATATGCTTATTCTTAGACAAGCGATCGACCATTTTCTGGTCAATACCACTCGCCAGCAGATTCCCAGTCAAACTAGAAACGATCGCCGATAACGCAGAAACACCCACAACTGCGATCGGGCCGCCGATAATGCCTGCTGCGACTTCCGCCCCTGGCCCGCCGAGCACACTAGCAATAACCTGTCCGACAGTCATCACTGCACCGAATCCGATTAACCTAGTTTTAATATTTGCTAAATCTATCTGTGGCATAGAATTAAATATTTTTCTCACTTTGCCGTAGTTTAGCGCGGCGAGAGAATTGCCACAAGCGAGAAATGTGCAAAAAGTGCGATCGGAACGGGCAAGATGCCCGTTCCACAAAAATATTTTTTTCTGTGGAATGGGCATCTTGCCCGTTCCAAAATTTGATTAAAAAGACTTTTGCAACAGATATATTACCAGGCAGTAGCCTGGTAACAAGTTGAAAGCTCTTGTGGGATGTTACTCCTAGCCTGTCCGCAAAGCTACAAAACAGCCGCCACAGTAGCCATTAGCAAACCTTGAAACAATTTCACCCCATCAGTTTCGCCCAACATTGGATCAGAAGCCCTCTCAGGATGCGGCATCATTCCTAACACATTGCCTTGGCGATTGCAAATGCCAGCAATATTATTTAAAGAACCATTCGGATTACCAGCAGCGCTAATTTCCCCAGCACTCGTACAGTAGCGAAACAACACTTGATCGTGTTCTTCCAACTCTGCCAAAGTATCAGCATCAGCATAATAGTTGCCTTCACCGTGGGCGATCGGCAAATCGATGATTTCACCCGAACTATAGGCCGAAGTCCAGGGAGTATTACCGCGTTCAACTTTCAAAGAAGCGCGATCGCAAATAAAATGCAATCCGGCATTCCGCACCAGAGCACCCGGTAACAAACCAGCCTCAGTCAACACCTGAAAACCATTGCAGATGCCGAGTACAAGCTTACCTTGTTTCGCGTGTTCCGCCGTAGCCTGCATCGCCGGAGAAAAACGGGCGATCGCACCGCACCGCAAATAATCTCCGTAACTGAAACCACCGGGAATTACAATGATGTCAATATCCGAAATATCGGTATCTTCGTGCCAAATCATCCGCGTCTGTTGGTGTAGCAACCCTTGAGTTACCCACACCACATCGCGATCGCAATTTGAACCCGGAAAAACAATAACTCCAAATTTCATAAGCAGAAGGAAGAAGGAAGAAGGAAGAAGGAAGAAGGAAGAAGGAAGAGGGAAGAAGGAAGAGGGAAGAAGGAAGAAGGAAGAAGGAAGAAGTGTCAACTTAAGACTTAAATCCTCTGTTTCTTTGGTTTGTATCGAAGCCTAGATCCCCCTAAATCCCCCTTAAAAAGGGGGACTTTGAGTGTTCCGAGTTCCTTCCTTTTTTAAGACAGACTTTGAAAACTCTTGTCCCCCCCTTATTAAGGGGGGCGCCGGGGGGATCGAATTTATACCCCTGCTGTCTCAACAGGTACAGGAATGACAGTCAAATCAAAGCGATAATTCTCAATCACCGGATTCGCCAAAAGTTGATCGCAAACGCGATCGAGTTGTTCGCGCGCGATCGACTCATCAGCAGCAGTCAGCGTCAATTCAACGTACTTCCCGATACGCACGCGCTCAACATTGTCGTATCCCATGTGTTGCAAACCAGACTGTACGGCAGTACCGGCGGGGTCTAAAACCGAAGGGCGGAGAGTAACATAGATTTGGGCAAGATATTTCTGAGTCACGGGAATGTTGCGATAGGTGATGTGCAAGTTAGCGCCATTGTATTCTACAACTGAGCAACGCGCGATCGACCTTTCACACCAAATCCGCGCTTAACACCCTCTTACTCTTAAGTCCGCGGAGGCGGACATCGTTTGTGTAGACGCGGTTTCAACCGCCGAGTCTTCTATAGAACCCATTTGATATCTATTCTGCGTAAATCTCAGAAACCGGGTTTCTCTCGGTATTTCTCGTGACCAACCCAAAAACTCGTAGAAACCCGGTTTCTTGCCCCGGGCGTAAATCTCAGAAACCGGGTTAATCTCGGTATTTCTCGTCACCCAACCCAAAAACTCAAAGATGTCAAATGGGTTCTATAGCCTTTCTCAAAAAGGTGAGGTATGACTGACAGCTTATATAACCACTAAACTAAGAGGGCTGAAGCCCAACAACGTCCGCGAATCTATCTGAGAAGTGCTATATAAACCAAGATTTGCGCTTAATACCCTCTTACTCTTAGTCCGCGGAGGCGGACATTGTTTGTGTAGACGCGGTTTCAACCGCCGAGTCTTCCCCTCGGACATCGTTTGTATAGACGCGGTTTCAACCGCCGAGTATTGGTTCGTGTAGACCAGGATTTGATATGACTCCCCCAAGTAAGATAGCCTAGAAATAGGGAGAAATCCGATTCCAGCAGACTACACAAAAAAAATATGAGAACCAACCGCACCCGCAGTCAGGAGCGTATATTAAACTTGCTCAAGACCTTAAATCGATCGCTCTCAGCGCAAGATATCTACCTAGAACTCCGTAATAGCGACCAAAGCATGGGCTTAGCAACAGTTTACCGCTCCCTCGACGGCTTAAAGCGCGAGGGCTTCGTGCAAGTCAGAACCCTTGCTAGTGGCGAGTCTCTCTACGGTGCCGCCCACCAAGACCAACATCACCTCACTTGTCTCGAATGTGGCGCGTCAATTACGATCGACCAATGCCCCGTGCATCACCTCGAAACCCAACTGCAACAATCTCATTCTTTCAAAATTTACTATCACACATTGGAATTTTTCGGATTGTGCGATCGATGTACTATCGCTCAAGAATCTTAGTCATTGGTCATTTGTCATTGGTCAATTGTCACTTATATATTTTGGTATCAACCGCCGGGACAGCAGCACAAAAACTGTCGAAAATACCATCCACAGGAATATTTGTAAATTAACGTAATGTAAAACTAGAGAGCATCCAGCTACGGCGAAGGCACTCAGCCCCATCATAAAAGCAACAAAAGCAGTGGGGAGAAATAGCTCTGCCAAACAGAGCAAAGCCCCAACTAGCAGCCAAAGGAGCGTGGGAATCCAGATCGTAAAAGAATTGGTGATACTATGAAATATCTTAGATTTGAAATTTGAGATGTAACAATTGCGAACAACTGAGTTTGCAAGGGTTTGCGACTTGCTGGCCTGAATGCACGATTTTTCCGATCGCCGTACTCGGTTGAGGCTTCCATCCTACTCAAACTCTGAGTATTAGTAGCTTAAATTACAATTTTCGCCGATCGACATTGGCAGCAACTACAATTTCTCCCTGCCCCAAAGCCAGTTAAGAAATTGATAGGGGCTAAAATCAGTTTATTCTCAAGTTGATGAATTTGAGCCTCGGAATCATATATCTTCAGAATGTTTTTACACAAACTATTTCAATATGATCAGTAGTTTCTCCGAACCCATTTATTGCCCGAATCTGAGCTGTTCCGATCCCGGCAATACCTTTGGCCGCCAGCACTGTGCAGCTTGCGAAACCGATTTAATTTATCGCTATTTGTGGGCGGTGGGCCCAGCAGTCGAGGAAGTGCCGACAGGTAAGGTAATCGCCGATCGATATTTTGTCATTGCACCCCAAATCTGGCTTGACAGCCGTCCGTCTATCCCTCCCAGTGTCCCCGAACAACTGCCGGATAGCATCATGCCTTACCTGCATTTGTATCCCGAGCGGCTGCATACGCCGGAAGTATACGGCTTTTGTGCCCTCGGGGAAGCAGCGGCAGCCACAGAGGTGCTGTTGTTGGAAAATGTGCCGGTCAATAATTTCGGTAGCCTGTATCCTTCCATTCTAGAAGCTTGGGCTCAGACAAGTGCCGCGCGCCAGGTTTACTGGCTGTGGCAAATGCTGCAACTGTGGACGCCGCTTTCCGAACAAGGAGTCGCTGCGAGTTTGCTGGTACCAGAAAATTTGCGGGTGGAAGGTTGGCGGGTGCGCCTGCTGCAACTGCACCCTGGAAATTTTGTACCCACACTCAAGGATTTGGGAGATGTGTGGTCAGGTTTGGTGGAATCGGCCCACCCTGATGTGCAGTCGAAACTCGGGGAGATTTGTGTATTTATGCGCCGCAGCAGCATGAATTTTGATGCGATCGCCCTGGAACTAAACGATTTACTATTAGAACAAGCTGCTAAATTGCCCCTGCATTTAGAAGTAGTCGGCCTCACCGACACCGGGCCGCAGCGATCTAAAAATGAAGACAGTTGCTATCCGACTGCTGCTGATTTTCAATCGCTCAAAACGGGCGGAAATGACAAACTAATTCCTTACTTGACAATGGTTTGCGACGGGGTTGGAGGCCACGAAGGAGGAGAAGTTGCCAGTCAATTAGCCGTGCAGTCTCTGAAAGCTTTAATCCAAAATTTGCTCGCCGAAATCGCCGAACAACAAGAGTTGATGGCGCCAGCAATGGTCGTCAAACAACTTGAAGAAATCGTGAAGGTTGTGAATAATGTGATTTCTGCTCAAAATAACGAGCAAGGAAAAGAGTTGCGCCAGCGCATGGGAACTACTTTGGTGATGGCTCTCCAGTTGCCTCAAAAAGTGAAAGTTTCCGAGGATCTACCGTCGAATAACAGTCACGAACTTTATTTGGTCAATGTTGGAGACAGCCGCGCCTATTGG encodes the following:
- a CDS encoding tetratricopeptide repeat protein is translated as MPESVGCREVFWKKPGFWHTMANWDKVLERDPNHANAYYNKACYFALQNQVELALENLQRAIELDPERYRELAKTDTDFDGIRGDVRFQELLGN
- a CDS encoding ATP-binding protein, with amino-acid sequence MPIPQKKIFLWNGHLARSDRTFCTFLACGNSLAALNYGKVRKIFNSMPQIDLANIKTRLIGFGAVMTVGQVIASVLGGPGAEVAAGIIGGPIAVVGVSALSAIVSSLTGNLLASGIDQKMVDRLSKNKHILDNHDLTRAAGEAIGYILKSVARSTELKELAKSKGLPDPQKALNQLAEESITYWFNINTEITDSSSALKISEDQLSKIFSADDFDEVTGLTAEDWEIFVNGFAASEGKSFDGEIVLLAAQKLHTTFPQAFREVLKEDAVNGGQKFAGMVLNLHQIAIAELKDLGLQNREILDKLEAVASQQQICQVMVRLEYLEIGIRSDLGQIQDLLQRLVDTSAPKLPLPYECETIINEKVQDFTGRKFVFEAISRFLQDNPKGYFVLEADPGVGKSSIMAMCVLLLKRRCIVHFNSQSQGIVRAEQFLENACTQLIQGFKLNYPRLPENATRDGNFLSRLLGEVKAKLNGKKLIFVVDALDEVDLSLQGRGSNVLYLPDSLPDNVYFIVSKRPESLSMPANHQVFDLMQFSAESLKDVKAYIEKFTSHSSSIQDWINRQNLSWEQFVTVVAEKSQNNFMYLRYVLNDINSGKYSDVSLQDLPRELEGYYEKHWARMEMVVKDKELRRRKLKVIYLLTKTRKPVSCDILADFAEEDALDVQEVLDDWDQFLRRSGNSSPDYSIYHASFQRFLHRKDVVQKAGVSLGDIEAAISDNLWGDLYGDE
- the purQ gene encoding phosphoribosylformylglycinamidine synthase subunit PurQ, whose translation is MKFGVIVFPGSNCDRDVVWVTQGLLHQQTRMIWHEDTDISDIDIIVIPGGFSYGDYLRCGAIARFSPAMQATAEHAKQGKLVLGICNGFQVLTEAGLLPGALVRNAGLHFICDRASLKVERGNTPWTSAYSSGEIIDLPIAHGEGNYYADADTLAELEEHDQVLFRYCTSAGEISAAGNPNGSLNNIAGICNRQGNVLGMMPHPERASDPMLGETDGVKLFQGLLMATVAAVL
- the purS gene encoding phosphoribosylformylglycinamidine synthase subunit PurS: MTQKYLAQIYVTLRPSVLDPAGTAVQSGLQHMGYDNVERVRIGKYVELTLTAADESIAREQLDRVCDQLLANPVIENYRFDLTVIPVPVETAGV
- a CDS encoding Fur family transcriptional regulator produces the protein MRTNRTRSQERILNLLKTLNRSLSAQDIYLELRNSDQSMGLATVYRSLDGLKREGFVQVRTLASGESLYGAAHQDQHHLTCLECGASITIDQCPVHHLETQLQQSHSFKIYYHTLEFFGLCDRCTIAQES
- a CDS encoding protein phosphatase 2C domain-containing protein, which encodes MISSFSEPIYCPNLSCSDPGNTFGRQHCAACETDLIYRYLWAVGPAVEEVPTGKVIADRYFVIAPQIWLDSRPSIPPSVPEQLPDSIMPYLHLYPERLHTPEVYGFCALGEAAAATEVLLLENVPVNNFGSLYPSILEAWAQTSAARQVYWLWQMLQLWTPLSEQGVAASLLVPENLRVEGWRVRLLQLHPGNFVPTLKDLGDVWSGLVESAHPDVQSKLGEICVFMRRSSMNFDAIALELNDLLLEQAAKLPLHLEVVGLTDTGPQRSKNEDSCYPTAADFQSLKTGGNDKLIPYLTMVCDGVGGHEGGEVASQLAVQSLKALIQNLLAEIAEQQELMAPAMVVKQLEEIVKVVNNVISAQNNEQGKELRQRMGTTLVMALQLPQKVKVSEDLPSNNSHELYLVNVGDSRAYWIGNNYCQRLTVDDDVASREVHLGHSLSWETQLRSDAGALTQALGTRDGDFLRPTIQRFIVEEEGLLLLCSDGLSDNDWVEQSWQNYGPEVLEGKMSLEAAAVSWVRLANEKNGYDNTSVVVTHCRMSPERLVLFDTAGASAAVSSAPVSSASVSLPPSLPTSLQKTGRMPESQLSESSKQLLYPETAPAGEPVQRKNPKRWLPLLGLLVLMLVFAGLGLWVRSLQNPSPDPEQLPPPPETTAPTPADIPSPGANIPAPGGESPSPGGESPSPSPESPTSESPSPSPESTPADIPSPGAESPSPSPQ